One window from the genome of Breoghania sp. L-A4 encodes:
- a CDS encoding aromatic ring-hydroxylating dioxygenase subunit alpha — translation MSDTNAPEQKRFPLNAWYAVAWDFEIKRELFPRTICNKRMVFYRQSDGTVSALEDACWHRLLPLSKGRIEGDQVVCGYHGLKFNGHGRCTFMPSQETINPSACVRTYPIFEAHRFIWVWPGDPALADPALVPDLHWNLDPEWVGDGKTIQVGCDYRLVIDNLMDLTHETYVHGSSIGNEAVAESPFDVTHGERTATVTRWMVGIEPPPFWGGQLGKPGDVDRWQIIRFEAPCTIAIDVGVAPTGTGAPEGDRSQGVNGFVLNTITPETDTSCHYHWAFVRNYKRDQQMLTTQLREGVASIFREDEEILEAQQQAMNEHPGREFYNLNIDAGSMWARRLIDKMIAEEDGKPAALQAAE, via the coding sequence GTGTCGGACACAAATGCGCCGGAGCAAAAACGCTTTCCGTTGAACGCGTGGTACGCGGTCGCCTGGGACTTTGAAATCAAGCGCGAACTGTTTCCGCGCACAATCTGCAACAAGCGCATGGTGTTCTATCGCCAGTCCGACGGCACGGTCTCCGCTCTGGAAGACGCCTGCTGGCACCGGCTTCTGCCGCTGTCCAAGGGCCGCATCGAGGGGGATCAGGTGGTCTGCGGCTATCATGGCCTCAAGTTCAACGGTCACGGGCGCTGCACCTTCATGCCGTCGCAGGAAACCATCAACCCGTCGGCCTGCGTGCGCACCTATCCGATTTTCGAGGCGCACCGCTTCATCTGGGTCTGGCCGGGCGATCCGGCGCTGGCCGATCCCGCGCTGGTGCCCGATTTGCACTGGAATCTCGATCCCGAGTGGGTCGGCGACGGCAAGACGATCCAAGTCGGGTGCGACTATCGCCTGGTCATCGACAACCTGATGGATCTCACCCACGAGACCTATGTGCACGGTTCTTCGATCGGCAACGAGGCCGTGGCCGAATCGCCCTTCGACGTCACCCACGGCGAGCGCACCGCCACCGTCACCCGCTGGATGGTCGGCATCGAGCCGCCGCCGTTCTGGGGCGGGCAACTGGGCAAGCCCGGCGACGTGGATCGCTGGCAGATCATCCGCTTCGAGGCCCCGTGCACCATCGCCATCGACGTCGGCGTGGCGCCGACCGGCACCGGAGCGCCGGAAGGCGATCGCAGCCAGGGCGTCAACGGCTTCGTGCTCAACACGATCACGCCGGAAACCGACACCTCCTGCCACTATCACTGGGCGTTTGTGCGCAACTACAAGCGCGACCAGCAGATGCTGACCACCCAGCTGCGCGAAGGCGTCGCGTCGATTTTCCGCGAGGACGAGGAGATTCTCGAGGCGCAGCAGCAGGCGATGAACGAGCATCCGGGACGTGAGTTCTACAATCTCAATATTGATGCCGGCTCGATGTGGGCGCGGCGGCTGATCGACAAGATGATCGCAGAGGAAGACGGCAAGCCGGCCGCACTGCAGGCGGCGGAGTAG
- a CDS encoding TRAP transporter permease, producing the protein MSTPDLVALAGFLALFAMIVIRVPVGVAMGLVGIGGFAAIAGWGPALNLLAISPLRTVTDYNLSLIPMFILMGVLATNSGMSRELFRAGQAWLGRYKGGLALATIGACGGFAAICGSSVATAATMSKIALPEMRRFGYRDDVATGVIAAGGTLGILIPPSVVLAVYAFITEQDVGQLFIAGIVPGILAVIMYMATVRIAYGRELPAGEPVSLGDRFRSIQGIWAVLLLFVAIIGGIYAGIVTPTEAAAAGAFLTALIGVMRGRLNASSILHCLIEALRTTVAIFTVLIGALLFGYFLAITQTPQKITSILIAMDLGNYGTLLLILLFFVVLGCILDAMAMIILLVPIVFPVITQLGFDPIWFGVIIVMTVELGLITPPVGMNVFVINSIAPDTNLFGIFRGVMPFVLVDLLRLALLIAFPAIVLFLPHTMQ; encoded by the coding sequence ATGAGCACTCCTGATCTCGTCGCGCTCGCCGGGTTCCTCGCCCTCTTCGCTATGATCGTCATCCGCGTCCCCGTCGGTGTCGCCATGGGATTGGTCGGCATCGGTGGATTTGCCGCGATCGCCGGCTGGGGACCGGCGCTCAACCTGCTCGCGATTTCGCCGCTGCGCACGGTCACCGACTACAACCTCAGCCTCATCCCGATGTTCATCCTGATGGGCGTGCTGGCCACCAACTCCGGCATGTCGCGCGAGTTGTTCCGCGCCGGCCAGGCCTGGCTCGGACGCTACAAGGGCGGACTGGCGCTTGCGACCATCGGCGCCTGCGGCGGCTTCGCGGCCATCTGCGGGTCGTCGGTCGCCACCGCCGCCACCATGAGCAAGATCGCTCTGCCGGAAATGCGCCGCTTCGGCTACCGCGACGACGTGGCGACCGGCGTCATCGCCGCCGGCGGCACGCTCGGTATTCTCATTCCGCCATCGGTGGTGCTGGCGGTCTACGCCTTCATCACCGAGCAGGACGTGGGTCAGCTGTTCATCGCGGGCATCGTGCCGGGGATACTCGCCGTCATCATGTATATGGCGACGGTACGGATCGCCTACGGCCGCGAACTCCCCGCCGGAGAGCCCGTGTCGCTGGGCGACCGGTTTCGGTCCATTCAGGGAATCTGGGCCGTACTGCTGCTCTTCGTTGCCATCATCGGCGGCATCTACGCCGGCATCGTCACGCCGACGGAAGCGGCCGCGGCCGGGGCTTTTCTCACCGCGCTGATCGGCGTGATGCGCGGCCGGCTCAACGCCTCCTCGATCCTGCACTGCCTGATCGAGGCGCTGCGCACCACCGTCGCCATCTTCACCGTGCTGATCGGCGCGCTGCTGTTTGGGTATTTCCTGGCCATCACCCAGACGCCGCAGAAAATCACCAGCATTCTGATCGCGATGGATCTCGGCAATTATGGAACGCTGCTGCTGATCCTGCTGTTCTTCGTGGTGCTGGGGTGCATTCTCGACGCCATGGCGATGATCATCCTGCTGGTGCCCATCGTCTTTCCGGTCATCACCCAGCTCGGCTTCGATCCGATCTGGTTCGGCGTCATCATCGTCATGACGGTGGAACTCGGTCTGATCACACCGCCGGTCGGCATGAATGTCTTCGTCATCAACTCGATCGCGCCGGACACCAATCTTTTCGGCATCTTCAGGGGCGTCATGCCGTTCGTGCTGGTCGATCTGCTGCGCCTGGCGCTGCTCATCGCCTTCCCGGCGATCGTTCTGTTCCTGCCGCATACGATGCAATGA
- a CDS encoding DUF3237 domain-containing protein, whose product MLELKHLCDARIDLGPPLELGDAPPGRRRIIPIIGGTVTGERVSGTILNGGADWQTVFADGSAELDTRYMIETHDGAILDIRNFGYRHGPAEVIARLARGEDVDPSLYYMRTTPRFETGDPRYDWLNRTIVVGTGAREAAAVVLTLYEVL is encoded by the coding sequence ATGCTGGAACTGAAACATTTGTGCGACGCGCGCATCGATCTCGGACCGCCGCTGGAACTGGGTGATGCGCCGCCGGGCCGCAGGCGCATCATCCCGATCATCGGCGGCACGGTCACCGGTGAACGCGTGTCGGGCACAATCCTGAATGGCGGCGCGGACTGGCAGACGGTGTTCGCGGACGGTTCGGCGGAACTCGATACGCGCTACATGATCGAGACGCACGACGGCGCGATCCTCGACATCCGCAACTTCGGCTACCGGCACGGCCCGGCCGAGGTGATCGCACGGCTGGCGCGCGGCGAGGACGTCGACCCCTCACTTTATTACATGCGCACCACGCCGCGGTTCGAGACCGGAGATCCGCGCTACGACTGGCTCAACCGCACGATCGTTGTCGGCACCGGCGCGCGCGAAGCTGCCGCGGTGGTTCTGACGCTGTACGAGGTGCTGTGA
- a CDS encoding crotonase/enoyl-CoA hydratase family protein codes for MAHLTLQRPEKRNALNDGLIAELGAFFTNPPKGVAVAILSGAGGHFSAGLDLSEHVAREAPEVMRHSRNWHAVMDSIQFGGLPVVAALEGAVMGGGLELAAACHVRIAEPSTVFQLPEGRRGIFVGGGASVRIGRILGPDRMVEMMLTGRKYDAEEGRALGLAHYAVTAGEGQGEAQRLAERIAGNAPLSNYIVIQALSRIDDMARSDGLFTESLCAALTQTSADAQEGLKAFLEKRDARF; via the coding sequence ATCGCGCATCTGACCCTGCAACGGCCTGAAAAACGCAACGCGCTGAACGACGGTTTGATTGCGGAACTCGGTGCGTTTTTCACAAATCCGCCCAAAGGGGTCGCGGTTGCCATTTTGTCGGGCGCCGGCGGACATTTTTCCGCCGGACTCGATCTGAGCGAACACGTGGCGCGTGAGGCGCCCGAGGTGATGCGTCATTCGCGCAACTGGCATGCGGTGATGGATTCGATCCAGTTCGGCGGCTTGCCGGTTGTGGCCGCGCTTGAGGGCGCGGTGATGGGCGGCGGGCTGGAACTCGCGGCCGCCTGCCACGTGAGGATCGCCGAACCCTCGACCGTGTTCCAGCTGCCCGAGGGTCGCCGCGGCATCTTTGTGGGCGGCGGGGCTTCGGTGCGCATCGGCCGCATCCTCGGCCCGGACAGGATGGTCGAGATGATGCTGACGGGCCGCAAGTATGATGCCGAGGAAGGCCGCGCGCTGGGTCTCGCGCATTACGCGGTGACGGCGGGCGAAGGCCAGGGCGAAGCGCAGCGTCTGGCGGAGCGGATCGCGGGCAATGCGCCGCTGTCCAATTACATCGTCATTCAGGCGCTGTCGCGCATCGACGACATGGCGCGGTCCGACGGGCTGTTCACCGAAAGCCTCTGCGCGGCGTTGACCCAGACCAGCGCGGACGCTCAGGAAGGCCTGAAGGCGTTTCTGGAAAAACGCGACGCCCGCTTCTAG
- a CDS encoding thioesterase family protein, whose protein sequence is MLVSSRNIQIEWGDCDPAGIVWYPRYFGMFDACTAGLFFKATGLKKIALIDKYDFVGFPMVDTQAKFMIPSKFGDEIRIDTTITDLRRSSFDILHTVMKGDQIAIEATETRVWVGKHPDDPDRIKSKPIPDDVVAALKG, encoded by the coding sequence ATGCTCGTCAGTTCCAGAAACATCCAGATCGAATGGGGAGATTGCGATCCCGCCGGAATCGTCTGGTATCCGCGCTATTTCGGCATGTTCGATGCCTGCACCGCCGGGCTGTTCTTCAAGGCCACCGGCCTCAAGAAGATCGCGCTGATCGACAAGTATGATTTCGTCGGCTTTCCCATGGTGGACACCCAGGCGAAATTCATGATCCCATCGAAGTTCGGCGACGAGATCCGCATCGACACGACGATCACTGACCTGCGCCGCTCGTCCTTCGATATCCTGCACACCGTGATGAAGGGCGACCAGATCGCCATCGAGGCGACCGAGACCCGCGTCTGGGTCGGCAAGCACCCGGACGATCCCGACCGGATCAAGTCCAAGCCGATTCCTGACGACGTCGTGGCCGCGCTCAAGGGCTGA
- a CDS encoding TRAP transporter substrate-binding protein — translation MLKHALRVGALAASVVVMAAGANAQDVTLKLHQMLPPQASIPAGFLTPWGEKVEKDSGGRIKVEHYPSMQLGGKPPALYDQAKDGVVDIIWTLTGYTPGRFPKTEAFEMPFMAASAEATSAAAWDYYEKHLRDEFADTHVLAVHVHGPGLLHMKGDPVTKLEDLKGKKLRGPTRMVNALLQELGAVPVGMPVPAVPEALSKGVIDGTVIPWEVTRPLRIAELVDSHTEFSGDRGFYTAFFVFAMNKDAYEALPADLKKVIDDNSGMVASKWLGRVMDEGDVSGRKIAVERGNPIITLDEAETQRWKDASTVVIDGWIAEMSERGIDGAALIADARALIAKHADQ, via the coding sequence ATGTTGAAGCATGCATTGCGTGTGGGCGCTCTTGCGGCGTCGGTCGTGGTCATGGCGGCGGGCGCGAATGCGCAGGACGTCACCCTCAAGCTGCATCAGATGTTGCCGCCGCAGGCGTCGATCCCGGCCGGGTTCCTGACGCCCTGGGGCGAGAAGGTGGAAAAGGACTCCGGCGGCCGGATCAAGGTCGAGCACTATCCCTCGATGCAGCTGGGCGGCAAGCCGCCGGCGCTCTACGATCAGGCCAAGGACGGGGTCGTCGACATCATCTGGACGCTGACCGGCTATACGCCCGGCCGCTTCCCCAAGACCGAAGCCTTCGAGATGCCCTTCATGGCGGCCAGCGCCGAGGCCACGTCTGCCGCAGCCTGGGACTACTATGAAAAGCACCTGCGCGACGAGTTCGCCGATACCCACGTGCTCGCGGTGCATGTGCACGGACCGGGCCTGCTGCACATGAAGGGCGATCCGGTGACCAAGCTGGAGGATCTCAAGGGCAAGAAGCTGCGCGGCCCGACCCGCATGGTCAACGCCCTGCTGCAGGAACTCGGCGCGGTGCCTGTCGGCATGCCGGTCCCGGCTGTTCCCGAGGCGCTGTCCAAGGGCGTCATCGACGGCACCGTGATCCCCTGGGAGGTGACGCGGCCCTTGCGCATCGCCGAGCTTGTCGACAGCCACACCGAGTTCTCCGGCGACCGCGGCTTCTATACCGCCTTCTTCGTCTTCGCGATGAACAAGGACGCCTATGAAGCGCTGCCGGCCGACCTGAAGAAGGTGATTGACGACAACTCCGGGATGGTCGCGTCGAAGTGGCTCGGCCGCGTCATGGACGAAGGCGACGTCTCCGGCCGCAAGATCGCGGTTGAGCGCGGCAATCCCATCATCACGCTTGATGAGGCGGAAACCCAGCGCTGGAAGGATGCCTCGACGGTGGTCATCGACGGTTGGATCGCCGAAATGAGTGAGCGTGGCATTGACGGGGCGGCTCTGATTGCCGATGCGCGGGCGTTGATCGCCAAACACGCGGATCAGTGA
- a CDS encoding PDR/VanB family oxidoreductase has product MRFHLVWEDAVIRSIRTVTPTVREFIIAPSSGAAKRFAPGSHLNVTVLINDQPDTRSYSLVGEPMGDAYRIAVKRQPESRGGSDYMWSLTEGARITVSDPHNLFELDLGRPQYLLLAGGIGITPIYGMALALQRRNADFRLVYAARTADELAFADDLRDALGDRLELRTDDGTRLDLAAEIGRLAPDGDLYLCGPMGLLDAVRRAWADAGRHPANLRYETFGSSGHAAPEAFTVKIPNLGVEVVVPENQSMLDALESAGVAVVSDCRRGECGICKVRVLASDGEIDHRDVFFSEEEKDAGEAMCPCVSRVTGGSVTVDTWYRADAISKSLEAAE; this is encoded by the coding sequence ATGAGGTTTCATCTGGTCTGGGAAGACGCCGTGATCCGGTCGATCCGCACCGTGACGCCGACGGTGCGCGAATTCATTATCGCGCCTTCAAGCGGCGCGGCAAAACGCTTTGCCCCGGGCAGCCATCTCAACGTCACCGTGTTGATCAACGATCAGCCGGACACGCGATCCTATTCGCTGGTGGGCGAGCCGATGGGCGACGCCTATCGCATCGCCGTCAAGCGGCAGCCGGAAAGCCGTGGTGGCTCCGATTACATGTGGTCTCTGACCGAGGGCGCGCGGATCACGGTTTCGGATCCACACAATCTGTTCGAGTTGGATCTTGGCCGGCCGCAGTATCTGTTGCTGGCCGGCGGCATCGGCATCACGCCGATCTACGGCATGGCCCTGGCGCTGCAGCGCCGCAACGCGGACTTCCGTCTCGTCTATGCGGCCCGCACGGCGGACGAACTGGCTTTTGCGGACGATCTTCGCGACGCACTCGGCGACCGGCTGGAGCTGCGCACCGACGACGGCACACGGCTCGATCTGGCAGCGGAAATCGGTCGACTCGCGCCGGATGGCGATCTCTATCTGTGCGGACCCATGGGACTGCTGGACGCTGTGCGCCGCGCCTGGGCGGACGCCGGACGCCACCCCGCCAATCTGCGCTATGAGACCTTCGGCTCCTCGGGCCACGCGGCGCCGGAAGCCTTCACGGTCAAAATCCCCAATCTGGGCGTAGAGGTCGTGGTTCCCGAGAACCAGTCGATGCTCGATGCCCTGGAGAGCGCAGGCGTCGCGGTGGTGTCGGACTGTCGTCGCGGCGAATGCGGCATCTGCAAGGTGCGGGTGCTGGCGAGCGACGGAGAGATCGACCACCGCGACGTGTTTTTCTCGGAAGAAGAAAAGGACGCGGGCGAGGCCATGTGCCCCTGCGTGTCCCGGGTCACCGGCGGCAGCGTCACCGTCGATACCTGGTATCGGGCGGATGCGATTTCCAAGTCTTTGGAAGCGGCGGAATAA
- a CDS encoding helix-turn-helix domain-containing protein yields MNKQQGAGEADLDSGVLSGFIGYALKRAYLNFQSDFIDSVSHLGLRPGQFAALSIIIDNPDISQSRLARALAIERSGVVLIVDELEGGI; encoded by the coding sequence ATGAACAAGCAGCAAGGCGCCGGCGAGGCCGATCTGGACTCGGGCGTGCTGAGCGGTTTCATCGGATATGCCCTGAAGCGCGCCTATCTCAATTTTCAATCCGATTTCATCGACAGTGTTTCGCATCTCGGGCTCCGTCCGGGACAGTTCGCGGCGCTGTCGATCATCATCGACAATCCCGACATCAGTCAGAGCCGTCTCGCGCGCGCCCTTGCGATCGAGCGGTCCGGGGTGGTGCTGATTGTCGACGAGCTTGAGGGCGGGATCTGA
- a CDS encoding TRAP transporter small permease: MTFATRLERLSLTIEKIAGVFLAAITILVFVSAIGRYLFATPLPDSFDISRLMMGVAVLWGFASVGYRGSHIKVDLIAEWLPDRVRRWLDILAWTVLLGFTLALTWMLLTRVSSAYSSGEATFDLRIPVWPFLAVIWLGVLASVFTIFSRIALLLLDERSKLEHYETVEADIEEGPNS; the protein is encoded by the coding sequence ATGACCTTTGCCACGAGACTGGAGCGGCTGTCGCTGACGATCGAGAAGATCGCCGGCGTGTTCCTGGCCGCCATCACGATTCTTGTCTTCGTCTCCGCGATCGGCCGCTACCTGTTCGCGACGCCGCTGCCCGATTCCTTCGACATCTCGCGGCTGATGATGGGCGTCGCCGTTCTGTGGGGCTTTGCCTCCGTCGGTTATCGCGGCTCGCACATCAAGGTCGATCTGATTGCGGAATGGCTGCCCGACCGGGTGCGCCGCTGGCTCGACATCCTTGCCTGGACCGTCCTGCTCGGCTTCACCCTCGCGCTGACCTGGATGCTGCTGACGCGCGTTTCGAGCGCCTATTCCAGCGGCGAGGCGACCTTCGACCTGCGCATTCCCGTTTGGCCGTTTCTGGCCGTGATCTGGCTGGGCGTTCTCGCCTCCGTCTTCACCATCTTCTCGCGCATCGCACTGCTGCTGCTCGACGAGCGCAGCAAGCTTGAACACTACGAAACGGTGGAAGCCGACATCGAAGAAGGCCCGAACTCATGA